One genomic segment of Choristoneura fumiferana chromosome Z, NRCan_CFum_1, whole genome shotgun sequence includes these proteins:
- the LOC141428089 gene encoding uncharacterized protein isoform X1, which produces MDGPGRGFRGGGRGGPPGGPNQRGRGGFDMRGRGGGMRGRGGPMGGPPRGGPAMRGGPRGFRGGPMRGGGGDRGGRNFSSGPQGPGPHPVPTIETRGAPPQRGGFNRGGPGGMRGRGGRGRGDFGQRNDRGGGRGMGMRGGRGGRGHGPSGPGGPGGPAPGGPPMQPRSTPAPHQGPGPQAGAGPQGGAPFKRGAGPPHGGPGGPPKRGRFEGPRGGGGSGRPAPQGGYQQPAPSHNAPPSNGYGPPSHTGYQPYEQPPADPYVQPAYNPPSSYQTNSYSSPAPAQPNTGYNSSSYGGAGYGYSTGQGGYDDGYTGGNTAGAGDAGYGAAEPAYGGPPPTYDSYSQPSYNSYQQPQQQYDNNYGSW; this is translated from the exons ATGGATGGACCTGGGCGCGGATTTCGTGGTGGAGGACGCGGTGGACCTCCAGGAGGTCCAAATCAAAGAGGGCGTGGTGGTTTTGACATGAGAGGACG TGGCGGAGGCATGAGAGGGCGTGGAGGTCCAATGGGTGGTCCACCAAGGGGTGGCCCGGCCATGCGAGGTGGGCCACGTGGGTTCCGCGGCGGTCCGATGCGCGGTGGTGGCGGTGACCGCGGCGGTCGGAACTTCTCATCAGGCCCACAGGGGCCTGGTCCACATCCCGTGCCTACGATTGAAACCAGAGGAGCTCCTCCTCAGA GAGGTGGTTTCAATAGAGGAGGTCCTGGCGGTATGAGAGGGCGAGGCGGCAGAGGACGTGGAGATTTTGGACAAAGAAATGATAGAGGTGGTGGACGAGGAATGGGCATGAGAG GTGGACGTGGAGGCAGAGGTCATGGACCTTCAGGACCAGGTGGACCAGGAGGCCCTGCGCCTGGGGGTCCCCCCATGCAACCTCGATCAACTCCGGCTCCACACCAGGGGCCAGGGCCTCAGGCAGGGGCTGGACCTCAAGGTGGTGCACCATTCAAGCGAGGAGCAGGCCCACCCCATGGGGGCCCAGGTGGACCTCCAAAACGTGGCAG GTTTGAGGGTCCACGAGGGGGAGGTGGAAGTGGCCGTCCCGCTCCGCAAGGAGGCTATCAACAACCTGCTCCATCGCACAATGCTCCACCATCTAATGGATATGGCCCACCATC GCACACTGGTTACCAGCCTTATGAACAACCTCCTGCCGATCCTTATGTTCAACCAGCATACAACCCACCTAG TTCGTACCAAACTAACAGCTACTCATCACCGGCACCAGCTCAACCTAATACGGGCTATAATTCAAGTAGCTATGGTGGTGCAGGCTATGGTTATTCAACCGGTCAAGGAGGCTATGATGATGGTTATAC CGGCGGTAATACGGCAGGAGCGGGAGACGCCGGGTACGGAGCTGCGGAGCCCGCTTATGGTGGGCCTCCACCTACCTACGATTCATACTCACAACCCTCGTACAACTCTTACCAACAGCCGCAACAGCAATACGACAACAACTATG GAAGTTGGTGA
- the LOC141428089 gene encoding uncharacterized protein isoform X2 encodes MDGPGRGFRGGGRGGPPGGPNQRGRGGFDMRGRGGGMRGRGGPMGGPPRGGPAMRGGPRGFRGGPMRGGGGDRGGRNFSSGPQGPGPHPVPTIETRGAPPQRGGFNRGGPGGMRGRGGRGRGDFGQRNDRGGGRGMGMRGGRGGRGHGPSGPGGPGGPAPGGPPMQPRSTPAPHQGPGPQAGAGPQGGAPFKRGAGPPHGGPGGPPKRGRFEGPRGGGGSGRPAPQGGYQQPAPSHNAPPSNGYGPPSHTGYQPYEQPPADPYVQPAYNPPSSYQTNSYSSPAPAQPNTGYNSSSYGGAGYGYSTGQGGYDDGYTGGNTAGAGDAGYGAAEPAYGGPPPTYDSYSQPSYNSYQQPQQQYDNNYGEG; translated from the exons ATGGATGGACCTGGGCGCGGATTTCGTGGTGGAGGACGCGGTGGACCTCCAGGAGGTCCAAATCAAAGAGGGCGTGGTGGTTTTGACATGAGAGGACG TGGCGGAGGCATGAGAGGGCGTGGAGGTCCAATGGGTGGTCCACCAAGGGGTGGCCCGGCCATGCGAGGTGGGCCACGTGGGTTCCGCGGCGGTCCGATGCGCGGTGGTGGCGGTGACCGCGGCGGTCGGAACTTCTCATCAGGCCCACAGGGGCCTGGTCCACATCCCGTGCCTACGATTGAAACCAGAGGAGCTCCTCCTCAGA GAGGTGGTTTCAATAGAGGAGGTCCTGGCGGTATGAGAGGGCGAGGCGGCAGAGGACGTGGAGATTTTGGACAAAGAAATGATAGAGGTGGTGGACGAGGAATGGGCATGAGAG GTGGACGTGGAGGCAGAGGTCATGGACCTTCAGGACCAGGTGGACCAGGAGGCCCTGCGCCTGGGGGTCCCCCCATGCAACCTCGATCAACTCCGGCTCCACACCAGGGGCCAGGGCCTCAGGCAGGGGCTGGACCTCAAGGTGGTGCACCATTCAAGCGAGGAGCAGGCCCACCCCATGGGGGCCCAGGTGGACCTCCAAAACGTGGCAG GTTTGAGGGTCCACGAGGGGGAGGTGGAAGTGGCCGTCCCGCTCCGCAAGGAGGCTATCAACAACCTGCTCCATCGCACAATGCTCCACCATCTAATGGATATGGCCCACCATC GCACACTGGTTACCAGCCTTATGAACAACCTCCTGCCGATCCTTATGTTCAACCAGCATACAACCCACCTAG TTCGTACCAAACTAACAGCTACTCATCACCGGCACCAGCTCAACCTAATACGGGCTATAATTCAAGTAGCTATGGTGGTGCAGGCTATGGTTATTCAACCGGTCAAGGAGGCTATGATGATGGTTATAC CGGCGGTAATACGGCAGGAGCGGGAGACGCCGGGTACGGAGCTGCGGAGCCCGCTTATGGTGGGCCTCCACCTACCTACGATTCATACTCACAACCCTCGTACAACTCTTACCAACAGCCGCAACAGCAATACGACAACAACTATG gtgaAGGCTGA
- the RpL30 gene encoding ribosomal protein L30 has translation MVAAKKQKKTIESINSRLALVMKSGKYCLGYKQTLKTLRQGKAKLVIIAKNAPPLRKSEIEYYAYLAKTGVHHYSGNNIELGTACGKYYRVCTLAITDPGDSDIITTLPEATA, from the exons ATGGTTGCGGCAAAGAAAcag aAAAAGACCATCGAGTCTATTAACTCGCGCTTGGCGCTTGTTATGAAGTCTGGCAAATACTGCCTTGGCTACAAGCAGACCCTAAAGACTCTGCGTCAGGGCAAGGCAAAGCTGGTCATCATTGCGAAGAACGCCCCTCCTTTAAG GAAATCCGAGATCGAGTACTACGCCTATTTGGCAAAGACCGGAGTCCACCACTACAGTGGCAACAACATCGAGTTAGGCACAGCTTGCGGTAAATACTACAGAGTATGCACCCTTGCCATTACGGACCCTGGTGACTCTGACATCATTACCACGTTACCCGAGGCCACtgcgtaa
- the LOC141427932 gene encoding very-long-chain (3R)-3-hydroxyacyl-CoA dehydratase hpo-8-like, with protein sequence MNMSDKSTSKKGGPSTVGKLYLLAYNTIQTVGWTYLLLQTLGYFLNRGRLDNYWEEIKWTVVIFQNAAILEVVHAAVGLVPSGVATTLAQVYSRVFLVIGALLATASAPRSPGLPLCILAWSITESIRYAYYALNLVKLVPRFLLVTRYSTFLALYPLGVTGELLCMYHALPEVAEKQLFSVSMPNAYNFLFSYYHFLIFYMFLYIPLFPVLFGHMMSQRRKMLGADPKKSR encoded by the exons ATGAACATGTCTGATAAAAGTACGAGTAAAAAAGGGGGACCTTCAACGGTCGGCAAATTATACCTATTAGCTTACAATACCATTCAGACCGTCGG ATGGACTTACTTGCTGCTGCAGACTTTGGGTTATTTTCTAAACCGAGGCAGGCTAGACAATTATTGGGAAGAGATCAAATGGACAGTCGTAATTTTCCAGAATGCAGCAATACTTGAG GTGGTGCACGCGGCAGTAGGACTGGTACCTTCGGGCGTGGCCACGACGCTGGCGCAGGTGTACTCGCGCGTGTTCCTGGTCATCGGAGCCCTGCTGGCGACGGCGAGCGCGCCGCGCAGCCCCGGCCTGCCGCTCTGCATCCTCGCCTGGTCCATCACCGAGAGCATCCGCTACGCGTACTACGCCCTCAACCTAGTCAAACTTGTGCCCCGTTTCCTACTCGTCACTAG GTACTCGACGTTCCTGGCGCTATACCCGCTGGGCGTGACCGGCGAGCTGCTCTGCATGTACCACGCCTTGCCCGAAGTCGCCGAGAAACAGCTATTCTCCGTCTCCATGCCTAACGCATACAACTTCCTCTTCAGCTACTACCATTTCCTGATCTTCTACATGTTCCTGTACATCCCCCTATTCCCTGTCCTCTTCGGCCATATGATGAGCCAAAGAAGAAAAATGTTGGGAGCAGACCCTAAGAAATCTCGTTAA
- the LOC141428089 gene encoding uncharacterized protein isoform X3, translating into MDGPGRGFRGGGRGGPPGGPNQRGRGGFDMRGRGGGMRGRGGPMGGPPRGGPAMRGGPRGFRGGPMRGGGGDRGGRNFSSGPQGPGPHPVPTIETRGAPPQRGGFNRGGPGGMRGRGGRGRGDFGQRNDRGGGRGMGMRGGRGGRGHGPSGPGGPGGPAPGGPPMQPRSTPAPHQGPGPQAGAGPQGGAPFKRGAGPPHGGPGGPPKRGRFEGPRGGGGSGRPAPQGGYQQPAPSHNAPPSNGYGPPSHTGYQPYEQPPADPYVQPAYNPPSSYQTNSYSSPAPAQPNTGYNSSSYGGAGYGYSTGQGGYDDGYTGGNTAGAGDAGYGAAEPAYGGPPPTYDSYSQPSYNSYQQPQQQYDNNYGKY; encoded by the exons ATGGATGGACCTGGGCGCGGATTTCGTGGTGGAGGACGCGGTGGACCTCCAGGAGGTCCAAATCAAAGAGGGCGTGGTGGTTTTGACATGAGAGGACG TGGCGGAGGCATGAGAGGGCGTGGAGGTCCAATGGGTGGTCCACCAAGGGGTGGCCCGGCCATGCGAGGTGGGCCACGTGGGTTCCGCGGCGGTCCGATGCGCGGTGGTGGCGGTGACCGCGGCGGTCGGAACTTCTCATCAGGCCCACAGGGGCCTGGTCCACATCCCGTGCCTACGATTGAAACCAGAGGAGCTCCTCCTCAGA GAGGTGGTTTCAATAGAGGAGGTCCTGGCGGTATGAGAGGGCGAGGCGGCAGAGGACGTGGAGATTTTGGACAAAGAAATGATAGAGGTGGTGGACGAGGAATGGGCATGAGAG GTGGACGTGGAGGCAGAGGTCATGGACCTTCAGGACCAGGTGGACCAGGAGGCCCTGCGCCTGGGGGTCCCCCCATGCAACCTCGATCAACTCCGGCTCCACACCAGGGGCCAGGGCCTCAGGCAGGGGCTGGACCTCAAGGTGGTGCACCATTCAAGCGAGGAGCAGGCCCACCCCATGGGGGCCCAGGTGGACCTCCAAAACGTGGCAG GTTTGAGGGTCCACGAGGGGGAGGTGGAAGTGGCCGTCCCGCTCCGCAAGGAGGCTATCAACAACCTGCTCCATCGCACAATGCTCCACCATCTAATGGATATGGCCCACCATC GCACACTGGTTACCAGCCTTATGAACAACCTCCTGCCGATCCTTATGTTCAACCAGCATACAACCCACCTAG TTCGTACCAAACTAACAGCTACTCATCACCGGCACCAGCTCAACCTAATACGGGCTATAATTCAAGTAGCTATGGTGGTGCAGGCTATGGTTATTCAACCGGTCAAGGAGGCTATGATGATGGTTATAC CGGCGGTAATACGGCAGGAGCGGGAGACGCCGGGTACGGAGCTGCGGAGCCCGCTTATGGTGGGCCTCCACCTACCTACGATTCATACTCACAACCCTCGTACAACTCTTACCAACAGCCGCAACAGCAATACGACAACAACTATGGTAAGTACTAA
- the LOC141428089 gene encoding uncharacterized protein isoform X5 — MDLQDQVDQEALRLGVPPCNLDQLRLHTRGQGLRQGLDLKVVHHSSEEQAHPMGAQVDLQNVAGLRVHEGEVEVAVPLRKEAINNLLHRTMLHHLMDMAHHRTLVTSLMNNLLPILMFNQHTTHLVRTKLTATHHRHQLNLIRAIIQVAMVVQAMVIQPVKEAMMMVIPAVIRQERETPGTELRSPLMVGLHLPTIHTHNPRTTLTNSRNSNTTTTMVKADENANTYMLVSRPENILLYKMRFFTRKIIPRT, encoded by the exons ATGGACCTTCAGGACCAGGTGGACCAGGAGGCCCTGCGCCTGGGGGTCCCCCCATGCAACCTCGATCAACTCCGGCTCCACACCAGGGGCCAGGGCCTCAGGCAGGGGCTGGACCTCAAGGTGGTGCACCATTCAAGCGAGGAGCAGGCCCACCCCATGGGGGCCCAGGTGGACCTCCAAAACGTGGCAG GTTTGAGGGTCCACGAGGGGGAGGTGGAAGTGGCCGTCCCGCTCCGCAAGGAGGCTATCAACAACCTGCTCCATCGCACAATGCTCCACCATCTAATGGATATGGCCCACCATC GCACACTGGTTACCAGCCTTATGAACAACCTCCTGCCGATCCTTATGTTCAACCAGCATACAACCCACCTAG TTCGTACCAAACTAACAGCTACTCATCACCGGCACCAGCTCAACCTAATACGGGCTATAATTCAAGTAGCTATGGTGGTGCAGGCTATGGTTATTCAACCGGTCAAGGAGGCTATGATGATGGTTATAC CGGCGGTAATACGGCAGGAGCGGGAGACGCCGGGTACGGAGCTGCGGAGCCCGCTTATGGTGGGCCTCCACCTACCTACGATTCATACTCACAACCCTCGTACAACTCTTACCAACAGCCGCAACAGCAATACGACAACAACTATG gtgaAGGCTGATGAAAATGCGAATACATACATGCTTGTGTCAAGAccagaaaatattttactttataaaatgAGATTCTTTACGAGAAAAATTATTCCCAGGACTTGA
- the LOC141428089 gene encoding uncharacterized protein isoform X4 — protein MDGPGRGFRGGGRGGPPGGPNQRGRGGFDMRGRGGGMRGRGGPMGGPPRGGPAMRGGPRGFRGGPMRGGGGDRGGRNFSSGPQGPGPHPVPTIETRGAPPQRGGFNRGGPGGMRGRGGRGRGDFGQRNDRGGGRGMGMRGGRGGRGHGPSGPGGPGGPAPGGPPMQPRSTPAPHQGPGPQAGAGPQGGAPFKRGAGPPHGGPGGPPKRGRFEGPRGGGGSGRPAPQGGYQQPAPSHNAPPSNGYGPPSHTGYQPYEQPPADPYVQPAYNPPSSYQTNSYSSPAPAQPNTGYNSSSYGGAGYGYSTGQGGYDDGYTGGNTAGAGDAGYGAAEPAYGGPPPTYDSYSQPSYNSYQQPQQQYDNNYV, from the exons ATGGATGGACCTGGGCGCGGATTTCGTGGTGGAGGACGCGGTGGACCTCCAGGAGGTCCAAATCAAAGAGGGCGTGGTGGTTTTGACATGAGAGGACG TGGCGGAGGCATGAGAGGGCGTGGAGGTCCAATGGGTGGTCCACCAAGGGGTGGCCCGGCCATGCGAGGTGGGCCACGTGGGTTCCGCGGCGGTCCGATGCGCGGTGGTGGCGGTGACCGCGGCGGTCGGAACTTCTCATCAGGCCCACAGGGGCCTGGTCCACATCCCGTGCCTACGATTGAAACCAGAGGAGCTCCTCCTCAGA GAGGTGGTTTCAATAGAGGAGGTCCTGGCGGTATGAGAGGGCGAGGCGGCAGAGGACGTGGAGATTTTGGACAAAGAAATGATAGAGGTGGTGGACGAGGAATGGGCATGAGAG GTGGACGTGGAGGCAGAGGTCATGGACCTTCAGGACCAGGTGGACCAGGAGGCCCTGCGCCTGGGGGTCCCCCCATGCAACCTCGATCAACTCCGGCTCCACACCAGGGGCCAGGGCCTCAGGCAGGGGCTGGACCTCAAGGTGGTGCACCATTCAAGCGAGGAGCAGGCCCACCCCATGGGGGCCCAGGTGGACCTCCAAAACGTGGCAG GTTTGAGGGTCCACGAGGGGGAGGTGGAAGTGGCCGTCCCGCTCCGCAAGGAGGCTATCAACAACCTGCTCCATCGCACAATGCTCCACCATCTAATGGATATGGCCCACCATC GCACACTGGTTACCAGCCTTATGAACAACCTCCTGCCGATCCTTATGTTCAACCAGCATACAACCCACCTAG TTCGTACCAAACTAACAGCTACTCATCACCGGCACCAGCTCAACCTAATACGGGCTATAATTCAAGTAGCTATGGTGGTGCAGGCTATGGTTATTCAACCGGTCAAGGAGGCTATGATGATGGTTATAC CGGCGGTAATACGGCAGGAGCGGGAGACGCCGGGTACGGAGCTGCGGAGCCCGCTTATGGTGGGCCTCCACCTACCTACGATTCATACTCACAACCCTCGTACAACTCTTACCAACAGCCGCAACAGCAATACGACAACAACTATG TATAA